The sequence below is a genomic window from Draconibacterium halophilum.
GTTAATGGATGAATATAGCCCGAACGTTTATAAAGCGGATCAACACCTTTTGGTGGCAATGTAACAGCATGTCTGTACTTTAGAATCGTTTTGTCGCCCACCTGAAAACATAAATCCTCGCTATCTTTTTTAAGCGAAACAGCTGCGTTTTCTGTTGCCGTTTTTTCTTCTGTTTTCAATATAAAATCGCGTACTGTTCCTTTTGGGGTTTCATCATTTAATAAGAACCAAAGGCGAGCCGAATGTCCTGTTTCAAGCTGGCAGGGGAGAGCCGTTTCTTTATCGTTTATAATTTCATATAATGCAAGGGTACCGTTATCGGTGTTGTAATTAACTCTGTTTAATGGAACTGATACCGGGGTGTTTATACGATCTTCAGTAAATTCAACACTAAATTTCAGGATTTGTTGGGCAAACAGTGTTTGAGTTATAAGAATGAGTGCACTTAATACTACTATTTTCATTGTAATTCGTTTTATTGGTAAATGTAGAATGGATAAATTCATTTTAGATTATGCTTCTTTCATATTTAATTTGTTTAGCTGTTGTTTTTATGATGTGGTTACCCAAAGCAAATCTTAATTGTAGTGTTGGCAACAAGCAGTTTTGACGGGGTGAATAATTGAGTAGTGTTAAGGTTTCTTGTCTGAAGCGTATACACTGGCGGTTGGAAGTTATACCTCTTAGTGCTATGTGCAGATTTTCTGCATAGACAGAGAGTAAGCTAATGTTGCGTCGTTTATCAGTCATAAGTTAGCTGCTGAATAGTAGCTTCAAATTTACAGATATAGACAATTCAAACATAGTACATATTTTGCAAGTGTTTGTATTTGTTTAGCAATTTTGTATTTTTGATATTATCCTAATAAGCGGACTATGAAATTAATGCACGAGCAAATTGATTTTCCCGGAAAATCAGTTGTTATAGCTAGAATGCAAGAAAAACAGTGTTTTACCTATCCCTGGCATTTTCATTCGGAGTACGAAATTATTTATGTTTTAGATGGTTATGGGACACGTTTTGTGGCTGATAGCATTGAAGAATTTGATTCGGACGATTTTGTTTTAATGGCCAGCAATCTGCCACATTTCTGGAAAACTGATGCTTCATACCATGAAAAGAAAAATCATAAAAAATTAAGTATATCGTATTGCAGTTTCCTAATGAGTTTTTCAAAGAGGCAATTTTGGATTATCCTGAGTTTTACCGGATAAAAGAACTGTTGAAAAGGTCGGTCAAGGGAATTTGCTTTTCTAAAGAATTTGCTAAAAAAGCGAGGAAAAAGGTAGTAAAAATTGCGCGTTCGAATGGTTTTGAACGCCTGTCGCTTACGCTAAAGTTGTTGGATTTCATGGCACGATCAACGGAGTATCGATTACTGGCCGGTCAGTATTATCAACTGGACAGGCACAATTTTAACAGCGACCGCTTAACCAAAGTTATGCACTTCCTGAATACGAATTACTTAAAGAAAGTTGAATTAAAAGATGTAGCAGCCGTTGCCAATATGCATCCCTCTGCATTTTGTCGGTATTTTAAAGAGCACTCAGGGAAATCACTTTCTGAATTTATTAACGAAATACGCATTGGGTATGCTTGTCGCTTACTTTTGGAAGGAAAAATGACTGTATCGCAAATCTGTTTTGAGTGTGGATTTAATAACCTATCAAATTTTAATCGGACATTTAAAAAGAATACGGGGTATACACCGACTTCTTATTTTGAAGAATTTCAACGAAAATAGATGGCTATAGAGAACTTTTGGGTTTAGCCGGAAGTGCTCGTTGTAAAAGTTAAGGCCATTCCAACAAAATGCAGAAATGGCCTTAGTTGTATTTTTTTAGCAGATTCTAAATTTTGAGCATCTGCTTTTTCTCCAGAATTTGGATAGATTTTAATAAACTACACATTGATCCGCTGTGCCATTTTTTGAGCCGTTAAAGCCAATTCCGTGGCGAGAAAACAATGATCCTGTGTCATGGCTGTTTCAGTACGATGAACAACGTCGTTAACAAGTTGATCGCCATAAGGCATATAAACCTGCGAGCAATCGTAGTATTTCACTTCTTTTTTGTTTACCAGAAATAGGTGATTTCCACCTTCCCGGCCGGCAATATCAACATACTTGCGCATCTCAATATAACCTTCGGTACCCAGAATAAAGGTTCTGCCGTCACCCCAGGTTGGCAGCCCTTCAGGCGTAAACCAGTCGATTCGGATATACCCTGTTGCATGATCGCTTCGAACACTCATATCTCCAAAATCCTGGTAGTTGGGATAATCTGTTGTGTTAAAATTAGCGATCTGTGAGAAATTGACATCAGCTTTTTGGGAGCTGGTATAAAACAAAAACTGGTCGCATTGGTGCGAGCCGATATCCGTAAGAATTCCGCCTGCTTTTTCAGGATAAAAAAACCAGTCAGGGCGACTTTCCGGTCGCATGCGGTGAGGTCCAAGTCCAACGGTTTGAACCACTTTGCCAATGGCGCCCTGCTGTACCAGTTCGCCTGCTTTTACTGATGCCGGATTTCCAAGTCTTTCGCTATACATTATGGAATATATTCTTCC
It includes:
- a CDS encoding DUF6807 family protein; the protein is MKIVVLSALILITQTLFAQQILKFSVEFTEDRINTPVSVPLNRVNYNTDNGTLALYEIINDKETALPCQLETGHSARLWFLLNDETPKGTVRDFILKTEEKTATENAAVSLKKDSEDLCFQVGDKTILKYRHAVTLPPKGVDPLYKRSGYIHPLTSPGGKVLTRIQAPDHYHHYGIWGHGPKPTSATGP
- a CDS encoding AraC family ligand binding domain-containing protein; protein product: MKLMHEQIDFPGKSVVIARMQEKQCFTYPWHFHSEYEIIYVLDGYGTRFVADSIEEFDSDDFVLMASNLPHFWKTDASYHEKKNHKKLSISYCSFLMSFSKRQFWIILSFTG
- a CDS encoding helix-turn-helix domain-containing protein; the encoded protein is MARSTEYRLLAGQYYQLDRHNFNSDRLTKVMHFLNTNYLKKVELKDVAAVANMHPSAFCRYFKEHSGKSLSEFINEIRIGYACRLLLEGKMTVSQICFECGFNNLSNFNRTFKKNTGYTPTSYFEEFQRK
- a CDS encoding Gfo/Idh/MocA family protein, with translation MSFNRRNFIQRSFASAAGITAASLLPYDMYSKGLHSTSHPEEIILQPEKRSAPKESIKFAVIGVNHGHIYGMVGALLQGGGELVSVYVKEPDLLKQFTSRFPDVKVAKSEEEILEDKSIQLVASSIIPVERAPLGIRVMKAGKDYMSDKPGITTFEQFDEVKKVQKKTGRIYSIMYSERLGNPASVKAGELVQQGAIGKVVQTVGLGPHRMRPESRPDWFFYPEKAGGILTDIGSHQCDQFLFYTSSQKADVNFSQIANFNTTDYPNYQDFGDMSVRSDHATGYIRIDWFTPEGLPTWGDGRTFILGTEGYIEMRKYVDIAGREGGNHLFLVNKKEVKYYDCSQVYMPYGDQLVNDVVHRTETAMTQDHCFLATELALTAQKMAQRINV